A genome region from Etheostoma cragini isolate CJK2018 chromosome 4, CSU_Ecrag_1.0, whole genome shotgun sequence includes the following:
- the gmppb gene encoding mannose-1-phosphate guanyltransferase beta, which translates to VPLQLGIRISLSHEKEPLGTAGPLALARELLNADNEAFFVLNSDVICDFPFKELLQFHHNHGREGTIVVTRVEEPSKYGVVVFEADSGRIHRFVEKPQVFVSNKINAGIYIFNPSMLSRIQLRPTSIEKEIFPVMAEEGQLYTMELQGFWMDIGQPKDFLTGMCMYLQSVRQHAPERLLTGPGFLGNVLVDPTAQIGQNCTIGPNVTIGAGVVVEDGVRIKRCTVLKGARVRSHSWLESCIVGWSSSVGQWVRMENVTVLGEDVIVNDELYLNGANVLPHKSINESVPEPRIIM; encoded by the exons gttcctcttcaGCTTGGGATTCGGATCTCTCTGTCTCATGAGAAGGAGCCTCTGGGAACTG cgGGCCCCCTGGCGTTGGCTCGAGAGCTGCTGAACGCCGACAACGAGGCCTTCTTCGTCCTCAACTCGGACGTCATCTGTGATTTTCCGTTCAAAGAGCTGCTGCAGTTCCACCACAACCACGGCAGGGAGGGCACCATCGTG gtaACGCGGGTGGAGGAGCCCTCGAAGTACGGCGTGGTGGTGTTTGAGGCGGACAGCGGCAGGATACATCGCTTCGTTGAGAAACCGCAGGTCTTCGTCTCAAACAAGATCAACGCCGGCATATACATCTTCAATCCCAGCATGCTCAGCAGGATccag CTGAGACCAACGTCCATAGAGAAAGAGATCTTTCCTGTCATGGCGGAGGAGGGACAGCTGTACACCATGGAGCTACAGG GTTTCTGGATGGACATCGGTCAGCCTAAAGACTTCCTGACAGGGATGTGCATGTACCTTCAGTCGGTACGACAACACGCTCCCGAGAGGCTACTCACGGGGCCAGGTTTCCTAGGCAACGTCCTGGTG GACCCGACGGCGCAGATCGGGCAGAACTGCACCATCGGGCCGAACGTCACCATCGGCGCCGGCGTGGTCGTGGAGGACGGGGTGCGGATCAAACGCTGCACGGTGCTGAAGGGAGCCCGGGTCCGATCGCACTCCTGGCTGGAGAGCTGCATCGTGGGGTGGAGCTCCTCTGTGGGCCAGTGG GTTCGTATGGAGAACGTTACGGTGTTGGGCGAGGATGTGATCGTGAACGACGAGCTGTACCTGAACGGCGCCAACGTGCTGCCTCACAAATCCATCAACGAGTCGGTCCCCGAGCCGCGAATCATCATGTAG